From one Streptomyces sp. NBC_01478 genomic stretch:
- a CDS encoding DUF3017 domain-containing protein: MDDIEVTDPVSAPDAEGRPRRTTRRFPLFTRDTARPEGGGRAAPGDAPAPARQWPILAVLGTVGLGLLLTAFDVFRYGTLLIGAALLAGAVLRWVMPGVGMLAVRSRFTDIVTYGVLGLAIVLLALMAQPKPWLTIPFLKDTLHYTVNSN, from the coding sequence GTGGACGACATCGAGGTCACGGACCCCGTCAGCGCGCCCGACGCCGAGGGCAGGCCGCGCCGCACCACCCGCCGCTTCCCCCTCTTCACCCGCGACACCGCCCGCCCCGAGGGCGGCGGCCGGGCCGCCCCGGGCGACGCCCCGGCCCCGGCCCGCCAGTGGCCGATCCTCGCCGTCCTCGGCACGGTCGGCCTCGGCCTGCTCCTGACCGCCTTCGACGTCTTCCGCTACGGCACGCTCCTGATCGGCGCCGCGCTGCTGGCCGGCGCCGTCCTGCGCTGGGTCATGCCGGGCGTCGGCATGCTCGCCGTCCGCTCCCGCTTCACCGACATCGTCACCTACGGCGTGCTCGGCCTCGCGATCGTCCTGCTGGCGCTGATGGCGCAGCCGAAGCCGTGGCTGACGATCCCGTTCCTGAAGGACACGCTGCACTACACGGTCAACAGCAACTAG
- a CDS encoding SAV_2336 N-terminal domain-related protein — protein sequence MTVAGGEERFGEALRVLAACGHDLDADQILDVLWLARRLPVGEDAPLRPEPSADRHPAPPPAPAPDLPADGQPPDPDDPDLPDLIPPTLYAAARQTPAPRSGPAGPEPRRAMPVRVPEGKALGDELAVSRALRPLRRRLDSRHRLEIDEERTATQFAETGLPDVVQRPVRERWLHLVLLVDDGLSMLLWHRLGAELRVLLERLGAFASTRVLGLDTRGRRPRLHAGPFRPDSPELPLSTVNDPSGRTLLLVVSDGMGAAWRAGPMHALLAARAAHGPVAVLHTLPPEMWEASGIAAEHWQITTRRIGGANTSWEISDPVLPPGLGAFDGLPVAVLEPTAVSLRAWAHLLASPGTSAELPLLTRPGRQGAVAASRDVGSAQHFRDAATPEAYRLAAHLAAVSPLSVPVMRLVQREVLAARPSHLAEVFLGGLVRPHPAPVPGPLPAKHRVFDFSEESKAVLLDAVPQAELLRTGRLIGHRLSELAGNSPDFPAWLAHPDGSAQLPTSHQPFTSVERRLLARFGVSFDRTSQIPPALQERLVDAGPADDWGPLTTEDPVRLGPYELRGRRRGRRTVLYRAVTTDGAEAVLRVPRPDLPATNSRLLEVEAEALARLQGPYAPALLGTGFEDSPPWIAMALISDSEAPLARPPQLVDFVNEAIRSRSAPFDTLRGLLVAYHLASALALCHASGLVLADLNADGVYVLRRTVVLGGLSDCAVDGRHLGPGPAPTAADNIRSLGGLLQLISTKAGLRLAGLSEGMHLWQGGTWESLRKLVLRCLDADPGQRPTASEIADLLARYIAQHRTPGPQTAAVRTGGGTRPAAPVPLTVPRAAGDRAGPPPLRLPRFGSGRREMAARLERLRVPLPYSRRLTLLGAYHHSGRSTTTVALGSLLATVRGEPVLALDGAPSEGALDEFLGDRNPGTVRDLADLPPHPSYDAVRALATPLASGLDVVAHRSGRYGPNPLHAQEYSRALEHTAPYYAFVLTDWSPQNLDRSAEVVLDHTDQLILCSGTADWFLDGAARMLGAVRERGRGHLANEAILVTTQPAGSPTGTGLQHAGFVRRLGIRPNRIVRVPFDSALRTTRWELDQLRVATTNALLHLAELVVRP from the coding sequence GTGACCGTGGCGGGCGGCGAGGAGCGGTTCGGCGAGGCGCTGCGGGTCCTGGCGGCCTGCGGCCACGACCTGGACGCCGACCAGATCCTCGACGTGCTGTGGCTGGCCCGCAGGCTGCCCGTGGGCGAGGACGCGCCGCTGCGCCCCGAACCGTCCGCCGACCGGCACCCCGCCCCGCCGCCCGCCCCCGCGCCGGACCTGCCCGCCGACGGGCAGCCGCCCGACCCCGACGACCCGGACCTGCCGGACCTCATCCCGCCGACCCTGTACGCGGCCGCCCGCCAGACCCCGGCCCCGCGGTCCGGGCCGGCCGGACCGGAACCGCGCAGGGCCATGCCGGTCCGGGTGCCCGAGGGCAAGGCGCTCGGCGACGAACTGGCCGTCAGCCGGGCGCTACGTCCGCTCAGGCGCCGTCTGGACAGCCGGCACCGCCTGGAGATCGACGAGGAGCGCACCGCCACCCAGTTCGCCGAGACCGGGCTGCCCGACGTGGTGCAGCGCCCGGTGCGGGAGCGCTGGCTGCATCTGGTGCTGCTCGTCGACGACGGCCTGTCCATGCTGCTGTGGCACCGGCTCGGCGCCGAGCTGAGGGTCCTGCTGGAACGCCTGGGCGCGTTCGCCTCCACCCGGGTCCTCGGCCTCGACACGCGCGGACGCCGGCCGCGTCTGCACGCGGGCCCGTTCCGGCCCGACAGCCCCGAGCTGCCGCTGAGCACCGTCAACGATCCCTCGGGCCGCACCCTCCTCCTCGTCGTCAGCGACGGCATGGGCGCCGCCTGGCGGGCCGGCCCGATGCACGCCCTGCTCGCCGCGCGGGCGGCGCACGGTCCGGTCGCGGTGCTGCACACCCTGCCGCCCGAGATGTGGGAGGCGTCCGGCATCGCCGCCGAGCACTGGCAGATCACCACCCGGCGGATCGGCGGCGCCAACACGTCCTGGGAGATCTCCGACCCGGTACTGCCGCCGGGCCTGGGCGCGTTCGACGGCCTGCCGGTGGCGGTGCTGGAGCCGACGGCGGTGTCGCTGCGGGCCTGGGCGCATCTGCTCGCGTCCCCCGGCACCTCCGCGGAACTGCCGCTGCTGACCCGCCCCGGCCGGCAGGGCGCCGTCGCCGCCTCGCGCGATGTGGGCAGCGCCCAGCACTTCCGGGACGCGGCCACTCCGGAGGCGTACCGGCTCGCCGCCCATCTCGCGGCCGTGTCCCCGCTGTCGGTGCCGGTGATGCGGCTGGTGCAGCGGGAGGTGCTGGCGGCGCGGCCCTCGCATCTGGCGGAGGTGTTCCTCGGCGGTCTGGTCCGCCCGCATCCGGCACCGGTACCGGGTCCGCTGCCCGCCAAGCACCGCGTGTTCGACTTCTCGGAGGAGTCCAAGGCGGTGCTGCTGGACGCGGTGCCGCAGGCCGAACTCCTGCGCACCGGGCGGCTGATCGGCCACCGCCTGAGTGAACTGGCCGGAAATTCCCCGGACTTCCCCGCCTGGCTGGCCCACCCGGACGGCTCGGCCCAACTGCCCACCTCGCACCAGCCGTTCACGAGTGTGGAACGCCGGCTGCTCGCGCGGTTCGGAGTGTCCTTCGACCGCACGTCCCAGATACCGCCGGCTCTGCAGGAGCGGCTCGTCGACGCCGGGCCGGCCGACGACTGGGGGCCGCTGACCACCGAGGACCCCGTCCGGCTCGGCCCGTACGAACTGCGCGGACGACGCCGGGGCCGCCGTACGGTGCTCTACCGGGCCGTCACCACGGACGGCGCGGAAGCCGTGCTGCGGGTGCCGCGGCCGGACCTGCCCGCCACCAACTCCCGCTTGCTGGAGGTGGAGGCGGAGGCGCTGGCCCGGCTCCAGGGGCCGTACGCGCCCGCGCTGCTCGGCACCGGGTTCGAGGACTCCCCGCCGTGGATCGCGATGGCGCTGATCTCGGACAGCGAGGCGCCGCTCGCCCGGCCGCCGCAGCTCGTCGACTTCGTCAACGAGGCGATCCGGTCGCGGTCCGCCCCCTTCGACACGCTGCGCGGGCTCCTCGTCGCCTATCACCTGGCCAGCGCGCTCGCCCTGTGCCACGCCTCGGGTCTGGTCCTGGCGGATCTCAACGCCGACGGCGTCTACGTGCTGCGCCGCACCGTGGTCCTCGGCGGGCTCTCGGACTGCGCCGTCGACGGACGTCATCTGGGCCCCGGCCCGGCCCCGACGGCGGCGGACAACATCCGCTCGCTGGGCGGACTGCTCCAACTCATCAGCACCAAGGCCGGGTTGCGCCTGGCGGGCCTGTCCGAAGGCATGCATCTGTGGCAGGGCGGCACCTGGGAGTCCCTGCGGAAACTGGTGCTGCGCTGCCTCGACGCCGATCCCGGACAGCGGCCGACGGCGAGCGAGATCGCCGACCTGCTGGCCCGCTACATCGCCCAGCACCGGACCCCCGGCCCGCAGACCGCCGCCGTACGGACCGGCGGGGGCACACGCCCGGCGGCCCCGGTTCCGCTCACCGTGCCCCGGGCGGCCGGGGACCGCGCCGGACCGCCGCCTCTGCGGCTGCCCCGCTTCGGCTCGGGCCGCCGGGAGATGGCGGCGCGCCTGGAGCGGCTGCGGGTTCCGCTGCCGTACAGCAGGCGGCTGACCCTGCTCGGTGCCTATCACCACAGCGGGCGGTCCACGACGACGGTCGCGCTGGGCTCCCTGCTCGCGACGGTGCGGGGCGAGCCCGTACTGGCCCTCGACGGCGCCCCGTCGGAGGGCGCGCTCGACGAGTTCCTCGGCGACCGCAACCCGGGCACCGTGCGCGACCTCGCCGACCTGCCGCCCCACCCGTCCTACGACGCCGTGCGCGCGCTGGCCACACCGCTCGCGTCCGGCCTCGACGTGGTCGCCCACCGCTCGGGCCGCTACGGCCCGAACCCCCTGCACGCGCAGGAGTACTCGCGCGCGCTGGAACACACCGCGCCCTACTACGCGTTCGTGCTCACCGACTGGTCGCCGCAGAACCTGGACAGGTCGGCGGAGGTGGTCCTGGACCACACGGACCAACTGATCCTGTGCTCCGGCACCGCCGACTGGTTCCTCGACGGGGCCGCGCGCATGCTCGGCGCGGTACGGGAGCGAGGCCGCGGCCACTTGGCCAACGAGGCGATCCTCGTGACCACCCAGCCCGCCGGCAGCCCCACCGGCACGGGGCTCCAGCACGCGGGCTTCGTCCGGCGGCTGGGCATCCGCCCGAACCGGATCGTGCGCGTGCCCTTCGACAGCGCGCTGCGCACGACGCGCTGGGAGCTGGACCAGTTGCGGGTGGCGACGACGAACGCCTTGCTGCACCTCGCGGAGCTGGTCGTCCGACCCTGA
- a CDS encoding malate dehydrogenase, with translation MTRTPVNVTVTGAAGQIGYALLFRIASGQLLGADVPVKLRLLEITPALKAAEGTAMELDDCAFPLLQGIDITDDPNVAFAGTNVALLVGARPRTKGMERGDLLSANGGIFKPQGKAINDNAADDIKVLVVGNPANTNALIAQAAAPDVPAERFTAMTRLDHNRALTQLAKKTGTTVADIKRLTIWGNHSATQYPDIFHASVAGKNAAETVNDEKWLAEEFIPTVAKRGAAIIEARGASSAASAANAAIDHVHTWVNGTADGDWTSMGIPSDGSYGVPEGLISSFPVTTKDGVYEIVQGLDINEFSRARIDASVKELEEERDAVRSLGLI, from the coding sequence ATGACCCGCACTCCCGTGAACGTCACCGTCACCGGCGCGGCCGGCCAGATCGGTTACGCCCTGCTCTTCCGCATCGCCTCCGGCCAGTTGCTCGGCGCGGACGTGCCGGTCAAGCTGCGTCTCCTGGAGATCACCCCGGCGCTCAAGGCCGCCGAGGGCACGGCGATGGAGCTCGACGACTGCGCCTTCCCGCTCCTTCAGGGCATCGACATCACGGACGACCCGAACGTCGCCTTCGCCGGCACGAACGTCGCTCTCCTCGTGGGCGCCCGCCCCCGCACCAAGGGCATGGAGCGCGGTGACCTGCTCTCTGCCAACGGCGGCATCTTCAAGCCGCAGGGCAAGGCCATCAACGACAACGCCGCGGACGACATCAAGGTCCTCGTCGTCGGCAACCCGGCCAACACCAACGCGCTCATCGCGCAGGCCGCCGCCCCGGACGTACCGGCCGAGCGCTTCACCGCGATGACCCGCCTGGACCACAACCGCGCGCTGACCCAGCTCGCGAAGAAGACCGGCACCACGGTCGCCGACATCAAGCGCCTGACCATCTGGGGCAACCACTCCGCCACCCAGTACCCCGACATCTTCCACGCCTCGGTCGCCGGCAAGAACGCCGCCGAGACCGTGAACGACGAGAAGTGGCTGGCCGAGGAGTTCATCCCGACCGTCGCCAAGCGCGGCGCCGCGATCATCGAGGCCCGTGGCGCGTCCTCCGCTGCCTCCGCCGCCAACGCCGCCATCGACCACGTCCACACCTGGGTCAACGGCACGGCGGACGGCGACTGGACCTCCATGGGCATCCCGTCGGACGGCTCCTACGGCGTCCCCGAGGGCCTCATCTCCTCCTTCCCGGTCACCACGAAGGACGGCGTCTACGAGATCGTCCAGGGCCTGGACATCAACGAGTTCTCCCGCGCGCGTATCGACGCGTCGGTGAAGGAGCTCGAGGAGGAGCGCGACGCGGTCCGCTCGCTCGGCCTGATCTGA
- a CDS encoding AAA family ATPase, with the protein MTSAPEADWRLFRGDGVPRAVALPSAPPWRRFTPVPALRPELPYLIERQHADVVNAALHLRRPLLVTGPAGTGKSSLARAVAHELRLGELLRWPVNSRSTVKDALYQYDAIGRLRETTLSRDAGEREPSIGTFVRLGPLGTALVPSATPRCLLVDEMDKGDVDLPNDLLTVFEDGVFDIPELTRLPEDMADVEVQTYDHGGTVQVHQGLVQCAEFPVVVITSNGERDFPPAFLRRCIRLQLPVPDKERLRAIVEAHLGEEALRAADDLIDAFLRRRAPGELATDQLLNAVFLRTGGVDLNAEGLLDAVLHQLTGAM; encoded by the coding sequence ATGACATCGGCCCCCGAGGCGGACTGGCGCCTCTTCCGCGGCGACGGCGTCCCCAGGGCCGTCGCGCTGCCGTCCGCCCCGCCGTGGCGCCGCTTCACACCGGTGCCGGCGCTGCGCCCCGAACTGCCGTACCTCATCGAGCGGCAGCACGCGGACGTCGTCAACGCCGCGCTGCACCTGCGCCGTCCGCTGCTGGTCACCGGACCGGCCGGCACCGGCAAGTCGTCGCTGGCCCGCGCCGTCGCGCACGAGCTGCGGCTGGGCGAGCTGCTGCGCTGGCCGGTCAACAGCCGCTCCACCGTCAAGGACGCCCTCTACCAGTACGACGCGATCGGCAGGCTGCGCGAGACGACGCTCAGCCGGGACGCGGGCGAACGGGAGCCGTCCATCGGCACGTTCGTCCGGCTCGGCCCGCTCGGCACCGCGCTGGTGCCGTCGGCCACCCCGCGCTGTCTGCTCGTCGACGAGATGGACAAGGGCGACGTCGACCTGCCCAACGACCTGCTCACCGTCTTCGAGGACGGCGTCTTCGACATCCCGGAACTGACCCGGCTGCCCGAGGACATGGCCGACGTCGAGGTGCAGACCTACGACCACGGGGGCACCGTCCAGGTGCACCAAGGGCTCGTCCAGTGCGCGGAGTTCCCGGTCGTCGTCATCACCAGCAACGGCGAGCGGGACTTCCCGCCCGCGTTCCTGCGCCGCTGCATCCGGCTCCAGTTGCCGGTGCCGGACAAGGAGCGGCTGCGGGCCATCGTCGAGGCGCACCTGGGAGAGGAGGCGCTGCGCGCGGCGGACGACCTGATCGACGCGTTCCTGCGCCGCCGTGCCCCGGGCGAACTCGCCACCGACCAACTGCTCAACGCGGTGTTCCTGCGCACCGGCGGCGTCGACCTGAACGCGGAGGGGCTGCTCGACGCCGTACTGCACCAGTTGACCGGGGCGATGTGA
- a CDS encoding helix-turn-helix domain-containing protein: MGGWQPLPDELPAEVRHFVEQLRLLKDRTGLSLVALGARTAYSKSSWHRYLNATQPPPRQAVVALCRVAGVDAERIGVRWELAVQAWPRPEPVPARAEGEGEGRDEYRDDPTLPWWDTPPGEPERGPGGLLLRYAVALLLFLLLVAVAGVVTLVSTH; this comes from the coding sequence ATGGGCGGCTGGCAGCCGCTGCCGGACGAACTCCCGGCGGAGGTACGGCACTTCGTGGAGCAGTTGCGCCTCCTCAAGGACCGCACCGGGCTGAGCCTGGTGGCGCTCGGCGCGCGCACCGCGTACAGCAAGTCCTCCTGGCACCGCTATCTCAACGCCACCCAGCCCCCGCCCCGGCAGGCCGTCGTCGCCCTGTGCCGGGTGGCCGGTGTCGACGCCGAACGCATCGGTGTGCGCTGGGAGTTGGCGGTCCAGGCCTGGCCCCGCCCGGAGCCGGTCCCGGCGCGGGCGGAGGGTGAGGGCGAAGGCCGGGACGAGTACCGGGACGACCCGACCCTGCCCTGGTGGGACACGCCGCCCGGGGAGCCGGAGCGGGGGCCCGGTGGACTACTGCTCCGGTATGCGGTGGCGCTGTTGCTCTTCCTCCTTCTCGTGGCTGTCGCGGGAGTCGTGACCCTTGTGTCGACGCATTGA
- a CDS encoding bifunctional methylenetetrahydrofolate dehydrogenase/methenyltetrahydrofolate cyclohydrolase: MTAQILDGKATAAAIKSDLTARVAALKEKGVTPGLGTVLVGDDPGSQKYVAGKHRDCAQVGIASIQRELPATATQEEIEAVVRELNDDPACTGYIVQLPLPKGIDENRILELMDPDKDADGLHPMNLGRLVLNEPAPLPCTPNGVLTLLRRHGVEIKGAEVVVVGRGITIGRPMPLLLTRRSENATVTQCHTGTRDLSSHLKRADIIVAAAGSAHLIRPEDVKPGAAVLDVGVSRNADGKIVGDVHPGVAEVAAWISPNPGGVGPMTRAQLLVNVVEAAERSVA; encoded by the coding sequence ATGACAGCCCAGATTCTCGATGGCAAGGCCACCGCAGCCGCGATCAAGTCCGATCTGACCGCCCGCGTGGCGGCGCTGAAGGAGAAGGGCGTCACGCCCGGCCTCGGCACGGTCCTGGTCGGGGACGACCCCGGCAGCCAGAAGTACGTCGCCGGCAAGCACCGGGACTGCGCCCAGGTGGGCATCGCGTCGATCCAGCGCGAACTGCCCGCCACCGCGACCCAGGAGGAGATCGAGGCCGTCGTCCGCGAGCTCAACGACGACCCCGCCTGCACCGGTTACATCGTCCAACTCCCGCTCCCCAAGGGCATCGACGAGAACCGCATCCTGGAGCTGATGGACCCGGACAAGGACGCCGACGGCCTGCACCCGATGAACCTCGGCCGGCTCGTCCTGAACGAGCCCGCCCCGCTGCCCTGCACCCCGAACGGTGTGCTGACCCTGCTGCGCCGCCACGGCGTGGAGATCAAGGGCGCCGAGGTCGTGGTCGTCGGACGCGGCATCACCATCGGCCGCCCGATGCCCCTCCTCCTCACCCGGCGCAGCGAGAACGCGACGGTGACCCAGTGCCACACGGGTACGCGTGATCTCTCCTCGCACCTCAAGCGCGCGGACATCATCGTCGCCGCGGCCGGTTCCGCCCACCTGATCCGGCCCGAGGACGTCAAGCCGGGCGCCGCCGTCCTCGACGTCGGTGTCTCGCGCAACGCCGACGGCAAGATCGTGGGAGACGTCCACCCGGGCGTCGCCGAGGTCGCCGCCTGGATCTCCCCGAACCCCGGCGGAGTCGGCCCGATGACCCGCGCCCAGCTCCTCGTCAACGTGGTCGAGGCGGCGGAGCGCAGTGTCGCCTGA
- a CDS encoding helix-turn-helix domain-containing protein produces MPDELDPQVREFAGQLRRLVDRSGLSIAVLADRTGYGKTSWDRYLNGRLLAPKGAVIALAEVTGTSPVHLTTMWELAERAWSRSELRHDTTMEALRISQARDALGEGQGSGSVPPRPTAPDSDVRESAARPSPPGGRRRVLMVGAGVVGVLVVIAAVFLFIGNGGSGGGGRKAGAAHASVSPSVSTNPEPPAGVKCVGAGCTGKDAEATGCATDAGAVTTARTATVGTTVVEVRYSKTCAAAWGRVTAGVPGDSVRVSAGTVTETDSITATGDAIAYTPMVAVQDAAEAKACVTLASGQKGCTT; encoded by the coding sequence TTGCCGGATGAACTCGATCCGCAGGTCAGGGAGTTCGCGGGCCAGTTGCGCAGGCTCGTGGACCGCAGCGGCCTGAGCATCGCGGTGCTGGCCGACCGCACGGGCTACGGCAAGACGTCCTGGGACCGCTACCTCAACGGCCGGCTCCTCGCGCCGAAGGGTGCGGTCATCGCCCTCGCCGAGGTCACCGGCACCAGCCCCGTCCATCTGACCACGATGTGGGAGCTCGCCGAACGCGCCTGGAGCCGCTCGGAGTTGCGGCACGACACGACCATGGAGGCGCTGCGGATCTCCCAGGCGCGCGACGCGCTGGGGGAGGGGCAGGGCAGCGGCTCGGTGCCGCCGCGGCCGACGGCGCCCGACAGCGACGTACGGGAAAGTGCTGCTCGGCCCTCCCCGCCCGGGGGCAGGCGGCGGGTGCTGATGGTCGGTGCCGGGGTCGTCGGGGTGCTGGTGGTGATCGCGGCCGTGTTCCTGTTCATCGGCAACGGCGGCAGCGGCGGCGGGGGCAGGAAGGCCGGGGCCGCGCACGCCTCGGTCTCGCCGTCCGTGAGCACGAACCCCGAGCCGCCGGCCGGAGTGAAGTGCGTGGGCGCCGGCTGCACCGGCAAGGACGCCGAGGCGACGGGGTGCGCCACGGACGCGGGCGCGGTGACGACCGCCAGGACCGCGACCGTCGGCACGACCGTCGTCGAGGTCCGCTACAGCAAGACCTGCGCCGCCGCCTGGGGCCGTGTCACCGCCGGTGTCCCGGGGGACTCCGTCCGGGTGAGCGCGGGGACCGTCACGGAGACCGACAGCATCACGGCGACCGGTGACGCCATCGCCTACACCCCGATGGTGGCCGTGCAGGACGCCGCTGAGGCGAAGGCCTGCGTGACGCTGGCCTCGGGACAGAAGGGGTGCACCACCTAG